The sequence GGGGCCGGTGGTGCGGGTGCCGCGGGGGTGAAGGCCGGCGTGCTGGCGGTGGCGTCGTCGGCCGTGCTGTTCGGGGGATGGCTGCTGTGGCCGGGTGGTGGGGAGGCGGAGGGGGAGCGGCCGCCGGTGGTGGTGCGCGACGCGCCGGCCGTCTCCGTAACCCCGCAGACACCGTCCGCTTCTGCTTCCGTCTCCCCTTCCTCGTCTTCCTCGTCCGCTCTGCCGTCCGCGACGGCTGCGAGCACGTCTCCGCCTTCCCCTTCCGCTTCCGTGCAGCTGCCGGTCGCGGACGCGTTCGGCGGGCCCAGCAGTCTGCGGTTCGTGTCGACCGGTGCCTGCATGGAGATCCCCGGCGGTACGCGGCAGGCGGGCGCGCGTCCGGTGGAGGCGGTGTGCGACGGCGGGGCGTACCAGCGGTGGGTGCTGCTGGAGCCGTTCGCGGGCGACCGGGCGCGGGCGCAGGTACGCAATGAGGCGACGGGGCTGTGTCTGACGCGTTCCGGGAGCACGGAGGACCACGCGGAGGTGACGCAGCTGGCCTGCGACGCCACCCGGAGCACCCAGCTGTGGAACCTGTGGACCGACGAGCCCAAGGGCCAGATCGCCCTGCGCGATGCCGAGGGTGCGCGCTATCTGGGCCTGGTGGAATGGCCGAAGGCGGACAAGGGTGAGGCGCACGGCACGGCGCTGGGGACGACGCGGTACTACTACGCCTCCGACTCGATGAGGTTCCGCTTCGACCCGGTGCTGCTCGCTGGGGACTGAGCGCGCCTTTCCTCCGTACCCCCGACCCGCCAACGTAAAGAACAGGCAAAGTCGCGGGACGGTGCCGGGCCGGCGCCCTCCCTTCCTTCGGAAGCACATCCGAAGGAAAAGGACCCCATGAAGAATTCCGCCCTTGGCCGCATCGCTCTGGTCTGCGGCGCCGCCGCGCTCGCCGGCGGCGTCGTCCCCGCCACGGCCCACGCGGACGATGCGACGGTGGAGAGGAAGATCCTCCCTGTCCTGGTCGAGTTCAGCGACAGCGCCTTCCAGCACCCGGACGAGGTGAAGGCCAGTACGCCCGCCACGTACTTCGGTACGGGGAAGGACTCGGCCGCCTCGTTCTTCAAGGAGATGTCGCGCGGGAAGTTCGCCTATGTGCCGGCCGCCGGGGAGCAGGCCGTTGGCCCGGTCAAGCTGTCGATGAGCGCGGCGGGTTGCGACTACAACAAGATCAACACCCTCACCCAGGAGGCGCTGGCCGCGCAGGGCCTGGTGCGCGGCGAGGACTACGAGAGCCTGTCGGTGATCTTCCCGGCGCAGAAGACCGGCTGCGCCTGGGCCGGCCTCGGCTCGGTCCCCGGCCCGTACACCTGGATCAACCTGTACGGCACCGCGAGCGGCCTCGGCGTCGTGGGCCACGAACTCGGCCACAACCAGGGCTTCGGCCACCAGGGCCGGGCCATGTGCACCGACGGTGACCTCGTCGACTGCGAGACCGACGGCACCAGCGCCAAGTCGATCATGGGCGGGGGCGGCCCGGAGGCCGGCTTCTCGGCCCCCGAACTGATCCGCGCCGGCTGGCTCTCCGGCACCGAGGCCGTCAAGGTCACCGCCTCGGGCACGTACACCCTGCGCTCGCTGCACGGCGAGGGCACCGGGACGCGCGCCCTGGACATCCCGATGGGCGAGGACCGCCTCGTCGTCGAATACCGCCACGCCGCGGGGACCGTGGACGGCCGCATCGAGGGCGTCCACGCCTACCGGGTGCCCAAGGGGGCCTACGGCTCCTCCTCGCTGATCGACCTCACCGAGGAGAACGAGACGGCCGGCAACTCCGCCCCGGCCGACGCGGACGCCGTCACCACCCTCACCGACAAGGCGAGCAAGGTGTCCGTCGCGGTCCTGTCCTCGGGCAACGGCAAGGCCACGGTGGAGGTGGCCCTCAACGGCGAGAGCCTGACCGGCAAGACCTCGGACGAGGCGTCAGGTGAGACCACGAAGCCCGCGGCGAACCCGAAGCACACGGGTTCCGACACCGACGCCGGTGACGGCCTTCCCGCCTCGGCCCCCGACACCAAGTCCGCCGGCTCCACCCCGGCCCCCACCTCCGACGCCTCCCAGGACCTCGCCGCCACCGGCGCCGGCCCCGGCACCCTCCCCCTGATCGGGGCGGGCGCCGCCCTGGTCGTGGTCGGCGCGCTGGTCGTCCTCAGCCGCCGCAAGCGCGCGTGAAGCAGGGGGCGCGGGCGCGGCTACGGGTGGTCTTGGCGGATCCGTAGCCGCGCCCGTGCCCCGCCGCACGAGGGGATCACGTCACCGGCCCTCCTTCGGCGGCTCCCTCGGGTACCGCTCAAGGATCTTCCCCGCACTGTTCACCCGCATGTGCGCGGTGCCGTACGCGTCGCTGACGTACAGCGAGAGGGCGGGGCCCTTGAGGTCCGGGGAGTACTCCAGGATCAGGTGGCTGCGTTCGGCGTCCTTGATGCCCAGCTCGGCCTGGGCCCTGGGCCACAGGTCGGTCAGCAGGTCCCAGTCGAACGCGGCCATGTCGAGGGCGTCGGCTCTGCTGACGACGCCGGCCGGGCCCCCGCCCTCCACCCCGTCGCCCCGGTAGTCGTAACCGGCCCGGAGGTCGGGCCGGTCCTTGCGCTGGACGCTGACCGACACCAGGTATCCGTGCGCCGACATGCCTCCGACGACGGTGCCGCCGATCTTCTCCTTCAGCGCCGCCACCGCCTCGCGCATGCCCTTGGGGGTGAGGAAGTAGCCGTCGGACTGATGTTTCGGCCCGGTGGCGCCGGCGGCGGAACCGGCCGTGGTCCCGGCCTTCTCGATGAGGCCGGGCAGGAAGCGCACTCCGGCACCGATCAGCGCCAGTACGACGGCCACCCGTACGAGGGTCATGGCACCGCTCAGGACCCGGCGCGGGGCGACCGACGACAGGCGCGCGCCCTCGCCGGTGTCGTCACCGGTCTCCTCGTGGGCGTCCTCGGATGTGGCCTCGCTGTCGTCCTCGCTCCCGCCCTCGCTCCTGCCCTCGCCGTCGCCGGAGGTCTCCGGCGCGGCGTCGGAGGGCTGCGGTGTGCCGGGGCGCGGGAGGGCCGCCGAGTGGGTGGGCAGGTCGGCGTAGCCGGGCGCGTCCGGTGCGGGCCCGGGTGCGCCGCGCGGGGCTAGGGGGCCCGGCCCCGCGTCGGCGACCGCCCCGCCCACCGTCCCCGCCTCCACCGCCGCGAGGAGCCGGTCCAGCTCCGCGGCGTCCGGCCGGGCGGCGGGATCGCGGCCGAGCAGGGCGGTCAGGACCGGGGCGAGCGCCCCGGCGCGGACGGGCGGCGGCACGGACTCCTCCAGGACCGCGGTGAGCGTCGCCAGAACGGTGTTGCGGCGCAACGGATGGACGCCCTCGACCGCGACGTACAGCAGCATGCCGAGCGACCACAGGTCGGACGCGGGGTCGCCCTCCCGGCCCCGCAGCCGCTCGGGGGCGATGTACTCGGGCGAGCCGATGAGGGCGCCGGTCGTGGTCAGCGTGGACAGCTCGCCCAGCGCGGCGATCCCGAAGTCGGTGAGGACGGGGCTGCCGTCCTCCCGTATGAGCACGTTGGCCGGCTTCACATCGCGGTGCAGGATGCCCGCCGCGTGCGCGGCGACCAGCCCGGCCAGCACCCCCCGCCCCAGCCGGGCCGCTTCGGGCGGCGTCAGCAGCCCCCGCTCCAGCCGGTCGGCGAGCGAGCCGCCCGGTACCAACTCCATGACCAGCCAGGGGAACTGAGGCTCCGGCCCGGTGACGATGTGGAAGATGGTCACCACATGCGGATGCCGCAGCCGCGCGAGCGCACGGGCCTCCCGCAACACCCGCTCCCGCAGCACGGCCGCCTCCGACGAGCCGTTCTCCGCGACCCTCGGATCGAGCGGCCGTACCTCTTTCAGCGCCACCTCACGCCGCAACTCCGTGTCGCGCGCCCGCCACACGAGGCCCATGCCCCCGCCGCCGAGCCGTTCCAGCAGCTCGAACCGGCCGTCGACGAAACGCCGTCCGGCCCCATCCATCGCCATGACGCTCACCCTAAGAAGGCTCGGGGATCTCATCCGTTCCCCCGGGTGACGTCGGGGACCACCGCGGCGGTTGCGGCCCGTCCGCCGCCCGCCCCGCCGATACCGCGGCGACGGGACACGTGAAGAGCACCTCACCGCCTCGATTCGTCAGCTGGAGGAGCCGCGGCGGTCCGGGTGCCTTCGAGCGGGGCGACATCCTTGGCCAGTTCGTTCCAGCGGCCGTTGCCGGGCTGTGCGCCGAGCGGGTGGAAGAGCGGTCGGACGGCCAGTGTCGTACCCGAGAGGTGGTCGCTCTCGAAGGCGACGCCCATGGCGCGGTAGGTGGTGTGTCCGAGAAGGTCGCCCAGGTGCGGCATGTCGATCTCGTAGGCGAAGCGCCGGGCGACGTACAGCAGCACGGCCGACACCTCGCCCGTCAGGAGGGACGTCTCCACCTTCTCGGTGCCCTCCACGCGCTGGCGGGTGGCCTGGCCGACGACGGGTCAGCCGTTGGCGGAGAGCGGTCTGTTCCAAGTGCTCACCGCGGGGGTTCCGGCGGCGGCCGCGGTGCCGGTGCCTGCGAGCACCGATCCGGCGGTCAGGCCGGTGCCCAGCAGGAGGGCCTGACTGCGGGCGATTCCTCGTTGCCTACAGGGTCCCAAGGTCGACCGTGACAGGGAATGGCGCGGCGGCCTTCACGGTGCCGGTGAACACCTCGCCGTCCCGGTAGGCCCGGCTGGCTGGGTCGAGGACGTAGGTGTACACGATCGGGACCCCGGTGGCGGCCTGTTCGACCCGCCAGTAGAAGGGGATGCCGGCCTTGGCGTACTGGTCCACCTTCACGACCCGGTCGGTTGTTTCCGACCCGGGCGACACGACCTCGACGACCAGGAGCACATGCTCCGGGCGAGTCGGCGTGAGGTCGATGGTCTCAGCCCGGTAGACCGTGACGTCCGGACGGCGGTTGGTGAGGGGGACGTCCTGCAGGCGGACGTCGAAGTCCGTGTCGGCGTTCCAGTCCGGGCCCGCGGCGGCGTCCAGGGCGTTGGCCAGGATGCGGGCCAAGCGGTTGTGCCGCTTGGATGCGCTCGGGCTCACGACGACCATCCCGTCCACGATCTCGATGCCGGCGCACTGTTCCTCGGACCAGGAGTCGTACTGCTCCGCGCTGATCTGCGCGTGCATCCACTCGGGCGCCACCATCTCAGCAGTCATGGGGTACCTCCTCCGAGGAGCCTGAGCAGTTCCGGAACTCATTGGGCTCAGCCTACTGTCCTACGGTCACGGGGCACCCGCGTCCGTGCGGTCCCCGTGCCCCGGCCCGGCGCTGTGAGAGGCTGGCTCGCATGAATCGGTTGGCTGGTGTGACCTCGCCGTATCTGCTTCAGCATGCTGACAATCCGGTCGACTGGTGGCCCTGGTCGCCCGAGGCGTTCGAGGAGGCGCGGCGGCGCGATGTGCCCGTGCTGTTGTCGGTCGGCTACTCGTCCTGCCACTGGTGCCACGTCATGGCGCACGAGTCGTTCGAGGACGAGGACACCGCCGCGTACCTGAACGAGCACTTCGTGTCCGTGAAGGTGGACCGCGAGGAGCGGCCCGATGTGGACGCCGTGTACATGGAGGCGGTGCAGGCGGCCACCGGGCAGGGTGGGTGGCCGATGACCGTGTTTCTCACCGCGGACGCGGAGCCGTTCTACTTCGGGACGTACTTCCCGCCCGAGTCCCGGCACGGCATGCCGTCGTTCCGGCAGGTGCTCGAAGGGGTGACGGGGGCCTGGACCGGCCGGCGGGACGAGGTCGGGGAGGTGGCCGGGCGGATCGTGCGGGACCTGTCCGAGCGCAGCCTCGCGCACGGCAGCGACGGGCCGCCCGGGGAGGCGGAGCCGGCGCAGGCGCTGCTGGGGCTGACCCGGGAGTACGACGAGAAGCGGGGCGGGTTCGGCGGGGCGCCGAAGTTCCCGCCGTCGATGGCGCTGGAGTTCCTGCTGCGTCACCACGCCCGAACCGGGGCGGAGGGGGCGTTGCAGATGGCGGCCGACACCTGCGAGGCGATGGCCAGGGGCGGGATCTACGACCAGCTCGGCGGCGGGTTCGCGCGGTACTCCGTGGACCGTGAGTGGGTCGTGCCGCACTTCGAGAAGATGCTCTACGACAACGCGCTGCTGTGCCGCGTCTACGCCCATCTGTGGCGCTCGACCGGGTCGGAGCTCGCCCGGCGGGTGGCGTTGGAGACGGCCGACTTCATGGTCCGCGAACTGCGTACGCCCGAGGGCGGGTTCGCCTCCGCGCTGGACGCCGACAGCGAGGACGCGGACGGCAGGCACGTCGAGGGCGCGTACTACGTGTGGACGCCGGCGCAGCTGCGTGAGGTGCTGGGCGAGGACGACGCCGCGTTCGCCGCGGAGTACTTCGGGGTGACCGGCGAGGGCACCTTCGAGGAGGGTTCCTCGGTGCTTCAGCTGCCCGGGGAGCACGACGATCCGCGCGCCGCCGGCGTACGGGAGCGGCTGCTCGCCGCCCGGGGGGCGCGCCCGCGCCCCGGGCGCGACGACAAGGTGGTCGCCGCCTGGAACGGCCTCGCGATCGCCGCGCTCGCCGAGACGGGGGCCTACTTCGACCGGCCCGACCTCGTCGAGCGCGCCACCGAGGCGGCCGACCTCCTGGTACGGGTGCACATGGGCCCCGTCGCCCGGCTGGTCCGTACCTCGAAGGACGGGCGCGCCGGGGAGCACGCCGGGGTGCTGGAGGACTACGGCGATGTCGCCGAGGGCTTCCTCGCGCTGGCGGCCGTCACCGGGGAGGGCGCCTGGCTGGAGTTCGCCGGGTTCCTGCTCGACATCGTGCTCCAGCACTTCACGGGCGAGGGCGGCCAGCTGTACGACACGGCGGACGACGCCGAGCAGCTGATCCGCCGCCCCCAGGACCCCACCGACAGCGCCACCCCGGCGGGCTGGACCGCGGCGGCCGGCGCGCTCCTCTCGTACGCCGCGCACACCGGCTCCGAGCCCCACCGCGCCGGAGCCGAAGGGGCGCTGGGCGTGGTGAAGGCGCTCGGGCCGCGTGCGCCGCGCTTCATCGGCTGGGGGCTCGCGGTGGCCGAGGCGCTGCTCGACGGGCCGCGCGAGGTGGCGGTGGCCGGACCGGTGGGCGGCGAGCTGCACCGTACGGCCCTGCTGGGGCGGGCGCCCGGCGCGGTCGTCGCGGCGGGGGAGGCGGGCGGGGCGGAGTTCCCGTTGCTGGCGGACCGGCCGATGACGGACGGCGCGCCGACCGCGTACGTGTGCAGGCACTTCGTCTGTGACGCGCCGACGACCGACCCGCAGGCGCTGGCCGACGCCCTGGGCGCCGGCTGATCGGGAGGGCGCCGGACCCGGCGGTGCCCGACCGGCGCGCGGTCAGAGGCGCAGGCCGCCCTCCAGCTCGTCCATCGCCTCGTTGATCATGGCCAGCAGGTCGCCCTCCTGGTTGTGCTCGCCCCAGTACAGCGTGACCTCGCGCAGCGCGCCCAGGACCGCCGCGATGAACACCCGGATGCCCAGGTCGTCCGCGCTGCGGCCGGTGCGGTCGGCGAGGACCCGGGCGAGCACCTTCGCCGTGTCCGACATGGTCTCCGTCATCCGGGCGCGGATCGCGGGGACCTCGACCATCAGCCGGGTGCGCTGGCGCAGCTCCTCGTCGTCGGTGGTGAGGAACGAGGACAGCGCCTCCCGCATCATCAGCCGTACGGACACCAGCGGGGGTTCGTCCGCCGGGCGGCTGCGGAGCACGGCTTCCATGACCGGGTCGTACTCGTCGGTGAGGACGATGTCCTCCTTGGTCGCGAAGTACCGGAACACGGTGCTCGGTGAGACCTCGGCCGCCTCCGCGATCTGCTCGATCGTCGTCGCCTCGTACCCCTGCTCCTGGATGAGGCGGTACGTGGCCTGCCGGATCGCGACCCGGGTCTTGAGCTTCTTGCGCTCGCGCAGCCCCATCGGCTGCGTCTCGGGTGCGGTGAAGGCGGGGATGCGGGGGGTGGCGGCCATGGCCCCATTGTCAGGCATCGGCCGGGGCGGCGGCCACGTCCGGGGACGGGGCCCGCCCCTTGGGCGCCGTCGTCAGGAACGCCCCGACGAGCAGTGCGCCGACCAGGGACGTCGCGGCGATGACCAGCAGGACCAGGCCCATGCCGTGGACGTACGCCGCGTCGGCGGAGTCCGCGAGGTGCCGGGCGCCGAGCCGGGCGGCGACGGCGTGGGCGGCGACGACGGAGTCCCCGGCTGTGCCGGCGGCGGCTGCCGGGAGGCCCGCGGTGTCGAGCCGGGCGGAGTAGGCGCCGGCCAGCAGGCTTCCCAGCAGGGCGATCCCGAGGGCGCTGCCCGTCTGGCGCACGGTCATCAGCAGCCCGGAACCGCTGCCGGCCCGGTCGGCGGGCAGGGCGCCGAGCGCCGCGTCCATGGCGGGCACGACCGCGAAGCCGAAGCCGAGTCCGGCGACGGACAGCCACAGCGCGGTGAAGCCGTAACCGCTGTCGACGGTCGTACGGCTGCCGAGCAGCGCGGCGAAGGCGAGCACGACGAGCCCGGCCGACATGGTGGCGCGGGCGCCGAAACGCTCGGTGACCGGGCTGCCGGCCTTCGCGGCGACGATCAGGCCGCCCATCATCGGCAGCATGCGCAGCCCGGTGCCGAAGGCGTCGTGGCCCAGTACGGCCTGGAGGTAGCCGGGGAGGATGAACATGAGCCCGGCCATCACGAACATGACCAGCGTCGCGGCGAGCGCGCTCAGCAGGAACGGCCGCTGCCGCAGCAGGGTCAGGTCGAGCATCGGGCGGACCGCCTTGCGTTCCCGTACGACGAGGGCGGCGAGCAGGACCGCGCCGCCGGCCAGGGCGGCGAGCACCAGCGGGTCGCCCCAGCCGCGGCCGGGCGCCTCGATGATCGCGTAGATCAGGGTGCCGAGGCCGGCCGCGGTCAGCGCGGTGGAGACGGCGTCGACCCCGGGTGCCGCGGGGTCGCGGGTCTCGGGGAGCAGGAACACGCAGGCGGCGATCCCGATCCCGACCATCGGTATGTTGACCAGGAAGATCGAGCCCCACCAGAAGTGGTCGAGCAGCCAGCCGCCGAGGATCGGACCGAGCGGCATGCCGAGCGCGGAAGCGGCCGAGACGATGCCGACGGCCTTGATCCGGTCCCGTGGTTCGCCGAAGAGCGAGGGCAGGACGGCGAGGGCGAGCGGCATGACGAGCGCGCCGCCGACGCCCATCACGCAGCGGGCGGCCACGACGGCGGGCACCCCGGTGGCGAGGACGCCGACGAGCGAGCCGGCCAGGAAGACACCGAGGCCGGTGATGAGCATCCGGCGGCGGCCGAACCTGTCGCCCAGCAGGCCCGCCGGGAGCATCAGGGCGGCGAACACGACGACGTAGGAGTCGGCCATCCACTGCTGTTCGCCCGTGGTGGCGCCGAGATCGCGGGCCATCGTCGGCAGCGCCACGTTGAGGATCGTCATGTCGAAGCCGAGGACGAGCATGCTCGCCACGAGCGCGCCCAGGGCCCACCAGCGTCGGTTCACGGCCCACTCCTTTGATAGTTGCCGTCAAGTGATGCATTCAGTCAAGTGATGTGTTCAGTCAAGTGACAGTAACTCTCAAAAGATGGCCGATGTCAAAGAGGGGTGCTCCGCCGGGCGCACGCGAAAGGGCCGCGGCTCGGAAGCCGCGGCCCTTGTCCAGGAGGGGGAGGTTCAGCTGTGGTTGTACGCCACCAGGGAGATGCCGACGTAGTGCACGACGAAGGCCGCCAGGGTCAGCGAGTGGAAGACCTCGTGGAAGCCGAACCAGCGCGGTGACGGGTTCGGCCGCTTGATGCCGTAGATGACGCCGCCCACGCTGTAGAGGACCCCGCCGACGACGACCAGCACCAGCACCGCGATCCCGCCGGTCCGCATGAAGTCCGGCAGGAAGAAGACCGCCGCCCAGCCCATCGCGATGTAGCAGGGCGTGTAGAGCCAGCGCGGGGCGCCGACCCAGAACACCCGGAAGGCTATGCCCGCGACCGCAGCCGCCCAGACCGCCCACAGGAGCGGGGTGCCGGTGGACTTCGGCAGGAGGAGCAGGGTGAGCGGGGTGTAGGTGCCCGCGATGATCAGGAAGATGTTCGCGTGGTCGAGCCGGCGCAGTACGGCTTCGCCGCGCGGACCCCACGTGCCGCGGTGGTAGACCGCGCTCACGCCGAAGAGCAGGCACGCCGTCAGGATGTAGATCGCGCAGGCTATCCGGCCCCGGGTGCTGTCCGAGAGGGCGATGAGCACGGCGCCGGCGACGACCACGGCCGGGAACATCCCGGCGTGCAGCCAGCCGCGCATCTTCGGTTTGAGCGGGGCGTCGGCGGGGGTGGCCGGGCGCGCTCCGGTGGAGTCGCGTGCGGCGGCTGCGGCAGTCATTCCCGCATCGTACCTACGCCACCGTAGGTACGGGATACGGGCCGGAACCGAGTGTCGATGCTCACGTGGGCGGCCCTCTGGACATATGGGCAAAACGGCCGGATGATCAAATGAGTGCGGTCGGCACCGGATGAGCGCCAGGGGAATTCGAAGGGGTATACGCATCCGGGTCGCGGCCCCCACGGGGCACCAGAGCACCAAACAGAAGACACCCTCACCAAGGAGCGATCGTGGCGCGCGACATCGCGGCTCCCCTCACTGTTCCCACCAGCCACCAGGAGCTCGTCTCCTGGGTGGATGAGATCGCAGCACTCACCGAACCGGACCGCGTGGTCTGGTGCGACGGTTCCGAGGCCGAGTACGAGCGCCTGTGCGGGGAGCTCGTGGCCAAGGGCACGTTCACCGAACTCGACGAGATCAAACGCCCGAACTCCTACTACGCGGCCTCCGACCCGAGCGACGTCGCCCGCGTGGAGACCCGGACGTTCATCTGCTCCGAGAAGGAGGAGGACGCCGGCCCGACCAACCACTGGAAGGACCCCGCCGAGATGCGGGACATCTTCGTGGGCGAACAGGGCGTCTTCCGCGGCTCGATGCGCGGCCGGACCATGTACGTCGTGCCCTTCTGCATGGGCCCGCTCGGCTCCCCGCTCTCCGCGATCGGCGTCGAGATCACCGACTCCGCGTACGTCGCCGTCTCGATGCGCACCATGACGCGCATGGGGCAGCCGGTGCTCGACGAGCTCGGGGCGGACGGCTTCTTCGTGAAGGCCGTCCACACCCTGGGCGCGCCCCTGGCCGAGGGCCAGGAGGACGTTCCGTGGCCGTGCAACTCCACCAAGTACATCTCGCACTTCCCCGAGGACCGCGAGATCTGGTCCTACGGCTCCGGCTACGGCGGCAACGCCCTGCTCGGCAAGAAGTGCTACGCGCTGCGCATCGCCTCGGTCATGGCGCGCGACGAGGGCTGGCTCGCCGAGCACATGCTGATCCTGAAGCTCACGCCGCCGCGCGGTGAGTCGAAGTACGTGGCGGCCGCGTTCCCGAGCGCCTGCGGCAAGACGAACCTCGCCATGCTGGAGCCCACCATCTCCGGCTGGACCGTGGAGACCATCGGGGACGACATCGCGTGGATGCGGTTCGGCGAGGACGGCCGGCTGTACGCGATCAACCCCGAGGCCGGCTTCTTCGGCGTCGCGCCCGGCACCGGCGAGCACACCAACGCCAACGCCATGAAAACGATGTGGGGCAACTCCGTCTTCACCAACGTCGCGCTCACCGACGACGGCGACGTCTGGTGGGAGGGCATGACCGAGGAGCCGCCCGCGCACCTCACGGACTGGAAGGGCAACGACTGGACCCCCGCGTCCGACACGCCCGCCGCCCACCCCAACGCCCGCTTCACCGTTCCGGCCGGGCAGTGCCCGATCATCGCGCCCGAGTGGGAGGACCCGAAGGGCGTGCCGATCTCGGCCATCCTCTTCGGCGGCCGCCGCGCCTCCGCCGTCCCGCTGGTCACCGAGTCCTTCAACTGGCAGCACGGTGTCTTCCTCGGAGCCAACGTCGCCTCCGAGAAGACCGCCGCCGCCGAGGGCAAGGTCGGCGAGCTGCGCCGCGACCCGTTCGCCATGCTGCCGTTCTGCGGCTACAACATGGGCGACTACATGAACCACTGGCTCAAGGTCGGCGCGGACAAGCCGGACCAGTCGAAGCTGCCGAAGATCTACTACGTGAACTGGTTCCGCAAGAACGACGCGGGCAAGTTCGTCTGGCCCGGCTTCGGCGAGAACAGCCGCGTCCTGAAGTGGATCGTCGAGCGGCTGGAGGGCAAGGCGGAGGGCGTCGAGACCCCGATCGGCATCCTGCCCGCCGAGGGTTCCCTCGACACCGAGGGCCTGGACCTCTCCGAGGCCGACCTCGACTTCCTGCTCAAGGTCGACAAGGAGGTCTGGCGCGAGGAGGCGGCCCTGGTCCCCGAGCACCTCAACACCTTCGGCGACCACACGCCGAAGGAGCTGTGGGACGAGTACCGCGCCCTGGTCCAGCGCCTGGGCTGAGCGCCTTCCGTACGCACGATGACGGCCCCCGCCACCCGGAGCGATCCGGGCGGCGGGGGCCGTCGGCGTACCCGACTCCGCCCGTTCGTAGTCGTGTTGTGACCGTCCGGAGCCGTGGGCGTGGCCGGCCCGGCCCTACGGTTGGCGGGTCGCGCCATCGGTGCGCGCGGGGAGCGGAGCGGGGGGAGTGAGCGGCATGACGTATCCGCCGTATCCCAACACGTCGGAGTCCGGCCCGCCGCTTTTCCCGGGGCGGCCGATGCCCGGCTGGGCGTTGGCGCTGATCGTGGCGACCGGCGCGCTGGTGGTGCTCGCCCTGCTCATGCTCGTGGGCTTCTCCTACGTGTACGGGAAGAACCACGAGGACATGCGCTTCCCGTCCGACGACGTCACCGTCTCCTCCTGCCGGCTCGACGCGACGACCGGGCGCCCGATGGCCGAGGTGCGGGTGACGAGCCGGGCGACGCGGCGCGGGACCTACACCGTGCCCCTCGTCTTCCGGGACCTGACGGCCGGGAGCGTGAAGAACGCGGGGGCGGGGAGCGCGCGGGAGGCGGCGGCGGGGCACAGCACCGCGGTCGTGGCGGACCTGGCGGTGGGCGCCACGGCGTCCAGGCAGGTCACCGGGCCGGTTCCGGTGCTGGGACTGCCCGAGTGCGAGATCGGTGACGTGACCTTCCTGTCGACCGCCGCGCCGGCGACCGCGTCGGGGTTGTGACCCGTCGGCCGGGGCCCGGAGAGGTGGCACCCGGGCCGCGCGTCGCGACGGCGCGTGGCCCGGGGCCGTCAGTGGGCGGCGGCCAGCCGCGTGCGGGTGGCGGCGGGCCGCTCGGTGCCGGTCGTGGGCGGGAGCGCCTCGGTGTGGGCGTCCATGCGCTCGGCCGAGAGGATCGCCACCGCTGTGTCGGCGCGGGAGGCCGCCACCACCAGGGCCCGGCCCGCGAGGGCGTGGGCGCGGCGGTGGAGGGCGGTGGCGGGCGCGTCGCTCAGGCCGGCGTGCCGGGCGGGCGGGGCGCCGCGCAGCCGGGCGACCTGCTCGGCGATGCGGTCGGCCGCCGCGTCGAGGCCGAGCTCGTCGGTGACCGCGAGCAGGGCGGCCAGGTATCCGGCGAGCTGGATGTCCAGCTCCTCCTCGCGGGTGCGGTGCGGGAAGTCGCCGGCACGGTCGGCCGGTGTGTGGACCGATTTGGTGCGGATCGGTTCGTACATGGATGGCCTCCTGGTGTCGCTGTGGGGACCATCCTAGCTTGGAATCAGTCTAAAGTTGTCCATCATCGAGGAAGGGGTGGCGGGCGGCCGCTCGCGGCCTGTCACACCTGGCTGTAACCGTCCAGGAAGTGGGCGATCCGGCCGATCGCGTCCGTCAGGTCCTCGACCGAGGGCAGCGTCACCACGCGGAAGTGGTCCGGGTCCGGCCAGTTGAACCCCGTCCCCTGCACCACCATGATCTTCTCGG comes from Streptomyces sp. Mut1 and encodes:
- a CDS encoding Uma2 family endonuclease produces the protein MTAEMVAPEWMHAQISAEQYDSWSEEQCAGIEIVDGMVVVSPSASKRHNRLARILANALDAAAGPDWNADTDFDVRLQDVPLTNRRPDVTVYRAETIDLTPTRPEHVLLVVEVVSPGSETTDRVVKVDQYAKAGIPFYWRVEQAATGVPIVYTYVLDPASRAYRDGEVFTGTVKAAAPFPVTVDLGTL
- a CDS encoding serine/threonine-protein kinase; this encodes MAMDGAGRRFVDGRFELLERLGGGGMGLVWRARDTELRREVALKEVRPLDPRVAENGSSEAAVLRERVLREARALARLRHPHVVTIFHIVTGPEPQFPWLVMELVPGGSLADRLERGLLTPPEAARLGRGVLAGLVAAHAAGILHRDVKPANVLIREDGSPVLTDFGIAALGELSTLTTTGALIGSPEYIAPERLRGREGDPASDLWSLGMLLYVAVEGVHPLRRNTVLATLTAVLEESVPPPVRAGALAPVLTALLGRDPAARPDAAELDRLLAAVEAGTVGGAVADAGPGPLAPRGAPGPAPDAPGYADLPTHSAALPRPGTPQPSDAAPETSGDGEGRSEGGSEDDSEATSEDAHEETGDDTGEGARLSSVAPRRVLSGAMTLVRVAVVLALIGAGVRFLPGLIEKAGTTAGSAAGATGPKHQSDGYFLTPKGMREAVAALKEKIGGTVVGGMSAHGYLVSVSVQRKDRPDLRAGYDYRGDGVEGGGPAGVVSRADALDMAAFDWDLLTDLWPRAQAELGIKDAERSHLILEYSPDLKGPALSLYVSDAYGTAHMRVNSAGKILERYPREPPKEGR
- a CDS encoding TetR/AcrR family transcriptional regulator; its protein translation is MAATPRIPAFTAPETQPMGLRERKKLKTRVAIRQATYRLIQEQGYEATTIEQIAEAAEVSPSTVFRYFATKEDIVLTDEYDPVMEAVLRSRPADEPPLVSVRLMMREALSSFLTTDDEELRQRTRLMVEVPAIRARMTETMSDTAKVLARVLADRTGRSADDLGIRVFIAAVLGALREVTLYWGEHNQEGDLLAMINEAMDELEGGLRL
- a CDS encoding thioredoxin domain-containing protein — encoded protein: MNRLAGVTSPYLLQHADNPVDWWPWSPEAFEEARRRDVPVLLSVGYSSCHWCHVMAHESFEDEDTAAYLNEHFVSVKVDREERPDVDAVYMEAVQAATGQGGWPMTVFLTADAEPFYFGTYFPPESRHGMPSFRQVLEGVTGAWTGRRDEVGEVAGRIVRDLSERSLAHGSDGPPGEAEPAQALLGLTREYDEKRGGFGGAPKFPPSMALEFLLRHHARTGAEGALQMAADTCEAMARGGIYDQLGGGFARYSVDREWVVPHFEKMLYDNALLCRVYAHLWRSTGSELARRVALETADFMVRELRTPEGGFASALDADSEDADGRHVEGAYYVWTPAQLREVLGEDDAAFAAEYFGVTGEGTFEEGSSVLQLPGEHDDPRAAGVRERLLAARGARPRPGRDDKVVAAWNGLAIAALAETGAYFDRPDLVERATEAADLLVRVHMGPVARLVRTSKDGRAGEHAGVLEDYGDVAEGFLALAAVTGEGAWLEFAGFLLDIVLQHFTGEGGQLYDTADDAEQLIRRPQDPTDSATPAGWTAAAGALLSYAAHTGSEPHRAGAEGALGVVKALGPRAPRFIGWGLAVAEALLDGPREVAVAGPVGGELHRTALLGRAPGAVVAAGEAGGAEFPLLADRPMTDGAPTAYVCRHFVCDAPTTDPQALADALGAG